The Flavobacterium johnsoniae UW101 genomic interval GTCAAAAAAGCAGATTCTTATCCTTTGACAGCTTCTCAAAACCGCTTTTGGATTGTAAGCCAGTTTGAAGACGCTTCTTTAGCTTACAATATGCCAATTGCTTTAAAGCTAAAAGGACAATTAGATGTAGTAAAATTTGAACAATCCTTTCTTCATCTTTTAGAAAGACATGAAAGCCTGCGCACTTCTTTCAAAATTAATGAAGAAGGAGATCTGCGTCAATTTATAACTTCTATGCATGATTTGGATTTTAGCTTAAATTATATTGATTTAAGTTTAAATGCCGAAACAGAAAAAGCTGTAGAGGAATACATTACAAACCAAAAAGAAATCGTTTTTAATTTAGAGAAAGCACCTCTTGTACGTGTTTCGCTTATTAAATCAGCAGAAAATGAATATGTTTTCTTCATGACTATGCATCATATTATTGGAGACGGCTGGTCATCAGAGCTTTTGGTGAAAGAAGTTATAACAATTTATAACTGTTTGATAGAATCAAAAGAAATAAGTCTGCCAGAATTAAAAATTCAGTATAAAGATTATGCATCATGGTTAAACGAAGAATCGCAGCAGCAGCTTTATAAAAAAGCAGAAACTTACTGGCTGAATCAATTTTCGGGCTCACTTCCTGTGGTTGAATTGCCTAGTTCGAAGAAACGTCCATTGATGAAGACCTATAATGGTGATTTTGTTAACCACCAGTTTACAGTTACATTTTTAGAAAAACTTACGGCTTTTTCACATAAACACGACGTTACCTTGTTTATGACTTTAATGGCCGGAATCAACGCACTTTTGAGCAGATATACCGGCCAGCAGGATATTATTATAGGTTCTCCTATTGCCGGAAGGGAACATCCTGATTTAGAAAACCAAATAGGACTTTATCTCAATACCCTGGCATTTAGAACGAAGATCGATAAAGGCTTTAATTTTATTGATTTATTGCGCCATGAAAAAGATGTAATACTAGGCAGTTACGAACATCAGAATTATCCGTTTGATGAATTGGTTGATAAACTCGAATTAAAACGAGACAACAGCAGATCGGTATTATTTGATGTGATGGTTATACTGCAAAGCCAGTCTAAACTTAATAATTTTGAAAGTGGTAAATTAGAAAATCTAGAATTTAAAGAGTATAAACTAAATACTAAAACATCAAAATTTGATTTTGCTTTTTCTTTTACTGAAAAAACAGATTCTCTTTCGTTAGAAATTAATTACAATACAGATATTTATGATGCTTTTTTTGTTGAAAAAATTGCTTCTCATTTTGAACAGCTGATTACAGAAATGATCGATCAGCCGGAAACTAAAATTCTGGATATTGATTATTTAAGTAAAAAAGAAAAGCAGCTTATTTTAACGGATTTTAATAATACAGCTGCCTATTATACGGAAGATAAATCTATTGTACAATTATTTGAACAACAGGCAGCAAAAACACCAGATCATACTGCCGTAATTTTTGAAGATAAAAAAGTAAGTTACCAGGCTCTAAACGAACAGGCCAATCAGCTGGGCGGTTATTTAAGAAAACATTACAATATTCAGCCGGATGATCTTATTGGTATAAAGCTGCAAAGAAACGAACGTATGATAACGGCTATTCTGGGTATATTAAAATCCGGAGCTGCTTATGTGCCCATTGATCTCTCTTATCCTCAATCCAGAATTGAATATATAGAAAAAGACAGTAACTGCAGGATTATTATCGATGAATCTTTTTTGCAGTCATTTTACGAGGAACAGCATAAGTATTCAGTTGTAAATATTGAAAACAGGAATACTCCAAAAGATTTAGCTTATATAATATATACCTCTGGAACTACCGGAAACCCTAAAGGAGTTATGGTAGAGCATAAAAATGCAATAGCACTGGTAAACTGGTCAAAAGAAGAATATGCCAAAAGCGCATTCGATATGGTATATGGAGTTACGTCATATTGTTTCGATTTATCAGTTTATGAATTTTTCTTCACGCTGGCAATCGGAAAAACATTACGTATTTTAAAAAATGCACTGGACATAGAAAACTATATAAATACAGATCAAAATGTCCTGCTTAATACGGTTCCTTCGGTAGTTAGAAAATTATTAGAAGATAAGATTTCATTAGAAAATATCAAGGTCATTAATATGGCAGGAGAAATTCTGCCGACAGATATTGTGGACCAGCTGCCAATAGAAAAAATGGAAGTAAGAAATCTTTACGGCCCGTCTGAAGATACCACTTACAGTACAAGTCATCTTGTAATTTCAAAAACAAACAGAACTATTTCTATCGGGCGCCCAATGTCAAATACACAAGCCTGGATTTTAAATGAATCTCTTTTACCTGTTCCTGTTGGCATATCGGGTAAATTATATCTTTCCGGAGAAGGAGTTACAAGAGGTTATTTAAACAAACCAGAGCTTACTGCCGAAAAGTTTGTTACTAATCCTTTTATTGAGAATGAAAGAATGTATGATACCGGCGATCTTGCTTATTGGCTTCCTGACGGAAACATAGAATTTTTAGGAAGAAAAGATCATCAGGTTAAAATACGCGGTTTCAGGATAGAATTGGGAGAGATTGAAGCGGCTTTGCTTCAATATTCAACAGATTTAAAACAGGTGGTTGCAGCCGTAAAAGAAGTCAATGGTGAAAAAATATTAGCAGCCTATTATATAAGCACAAAAGAACTGGACAAATCTTCCCTTCGTGCTTTTCTTAAGGATAAACTGCCAGAATATATGGTTCCGGGATTTTATGTAAGGTTAGAAAGTCTGCCATTAACACCTAATGGAAAAATAGATCGTGAGATTCTGCCAGGGATTAATGGAGAAGATCTTATTAGAAAAGAGTATGAGGCGCCAAAAAATGACATAGAAAAGAAACTAGCTGAAATTTGGCAGGAGATTTTATCTTTAAAAGAAGTAGGAATTCATGATAACTTTTTTGAATTAGGAGGACATAGTATGAAGGCTATGAAACTGATTTCGAAAATTAAACAAGAATTCAATATAAATTTTAAGATAAGTGAAATCTTTATCCATCCTACATTATTATCTCAGGCTGAGCAAATTGTTTCACAAGAAAAGAATTTTAACGATACCATTCCTTTATTAAAAAAAGAAACAAGTTATCCTGTTTCATTTGCACAAAGACGATTACTGCCCTTAAGTCAGATAAAAGAAAGTTCTGTTGCTTACAATATGCCAATGAAATTGGTGATAAACGGGTATGATCCTGATCTTTTTATTGAGGCTTTACATGCTGTTGTAGAAAGACATGAAATTTTAAGAACAGTATTTCAGGAAGATGCAAATGGAAACTTCAGGCAATTTGTGAAAACTAACGAAGAATTAGGGCTAAAAATAAAGACTTATGATTTTACTAAAAATCAAAATCCTTATAAAGAAGTATTTGATTATGTTTCTAAAGATTCGCTTGAACCATTTGATATAAAAAGAGGTCCTCTGGTAAGGTTTGCTTTGCTGAAAACAGCTGAAAATACATTTGTGTTTTACAGTAATTTTCATCACATCATTTTTGATGGATGGTCTTATAAAGTCCTTAAAAAAGACATAGAGGTATTTTATAACGCTTTTAAAAACCTTGAAAAGCCATTACTCCCGGATTTGCGTATTCAGTACAAAGATTTTACTGCTTGGCAGTTAAAAACAATAGAAGGTGATGAATACAAGAATCAGAAAAATTTTTGGCTTAATCAGTTTCTGGGAGAAATACCACAGTTAAATCTAAGTTTTGCTGATAAGAGACCTAATTTTAAAACTTACAATGGTTCTATGCTGACCTATTTAATTAAAGAAGAGAATTTTGAGAGTTTTGTAAAATTAACCAATACTACCGGAAGTACACCTTTTTTAAATCTGCTTGGTATTGCAGCTATGGTCTTATACAAAAATTCTCTTCAAAAAGAAATAATAATCGGAAGCCCGGTTTCAGGAAGAGTTCACCCAGATTTAGACGATCAGGTTGGATTTTATGTAAACACACTTCCGTTGCGAATATTTTTAGAAGAAGACAAAACATATCAGGATTTTATAGAAACTATTAAAGAAACTGTGCTGAGTTGTTTTGATAATCAGTCTTATCCGTTCGATATTTTAACAGAAGACCTAAATCAGGGCAGGGATTTGTCCAGAAGTCCGCTTTTTGATGTCATGCTTAATCTAAACGAGTACGAAGTAATTAACGAAAGTTCTATTAAAGCAGGTCAGTATGCAGAAGAAGAGACAGCCAGTAAGTATGATCTTTTACTTGAATTTGACTTATTTAAAGATAATCTGCAGTGCCGTTTTACTTACAATACTGATTTATTTGGGAAAAAAGATATTGAAAAATTGATTCAGGAATTTGAAAAATTACTAGAAACAGTATCTCAAGACCAGCAGTATCCGCTTATAAATTATTTGAATTTGATAATGAGCCAGGAGGAACTTTTGGAACAGGAAGATTTCTTCAGTGCAATTATTTCTGAAATCAGCGAAGAGTTTTAAAACATTTACTAAAGAAAAAAATAATAAAATGAAAAACACAAATAGAGTAGGAATAATAACCGGCGCAAGTTCAGGCATAGGCAGGAATACTGCATTACGTATCGCTTCTGATGGTTTTAGAATTGTTTTAAACGGACGAAACGAAAAAGAATTGGATTTATTAAAACAAGAAATAAATACAAAAACCGGAACAGAAACAGCCATTGTTATTGCTGGTGATGTTACAGATAAAGAAACCCTCGAAAAATGTATTAAGGCTTGTTACGAAAATTGGAATGTAAGTCCAACCCTTTTTGTAGCCTGTGCCGGAAGAGGGCTGCCGGGAACATTAATTACTTCAGATGAAATGCAATGGGAAAATCTATGGCATATAAACGTTCTTGGCTTGCAGCATCAGTTAAAAGCAATTTCTCAGGTTATGATAGCCGAAAGAGAAAAAGGCTCAGATACCGAAACTCCTTCAGATATTGTAGTAATAGGTTCAACGATAGGAAGAAATGTTTCTCCATTTAACTCTGTTTACGGAGCTACAAAATTTGCAACTCATGGTTTAACAGAAGCCCTGCGAAGAGAATTAGGACCTAAAGGAATCAGAGTTACGTTGATTGAGCCAGGTTTGGTTTCGACAAATTTTCAGGAATCTGCAGGTTATGATATGGATTGGTTCGAAAATTACTGTAACGAAATCGGGCCGGTGCTTGTAGGCGATGATGTAGCAAAAGTTGTTCAGTTTTTGGTTCAAATGCCCGGAAATGTGCATTTAGATAATATTTCGATCAGGCCGACAAGACAGTCCTACCCATAATTCAATTTAATTATTCATTTGACATTTTTTGAGATGATACAAGAGCAAAAAAAATTAACCGATTTATTTGAGCATATCTCAAATAATTATCCTGATCGCATTGCGATTAAGGACAGCAGTAATCATTATACTTATTCTGATTTACAAAAATCTGCACTAAAACTGGCTGCAAGATTAAAAAACAGTGGAATAAAATTAAATGACAGAATAGGTCTTTTGACTAAAAAAGATACAGCTACTATATTGTTGTTTTGGGGAATTGCTTATGCAGGAGGAATACCAGTATTGTTAGATGATGATGATGAAATCCTTGTACTTAAAAATAAATTAAAATCTTCACAGCCAACTTACATTATTGTGAGAGATTGGGATAATGATAAAGAAGAAATGTTGTCCGAAACTCAAATTCTGCATGAATCAGAACTGCTGGAAAAACTGGAAGAGCAAGAACTGTTAAACTCGTATACAACAGGCGAAATATGCTATATGATTACAACAAGCGGTACAACAGGTCTGCCTAAAGTAATTAAAATCTCGCATGATAACGTAATGCATTATGTCAGCAATTTGTATGAACTTTTAAAAAGCCCGGACCAGCTAAATGCAGCACACGTTACCAATTTTTCGACAGATTTAGGACATACCAATTTTTTATTGTCTTTAATTTCCGGCGGAATGCTTTATATCTTTAACAGAAATGAATCACGAGATCCTTCCATTTTTAATTCTGTCTTAAAAAAGGAACAAATCAATTTTATAAAAACCACTCCTTCTCATATAGAAGTTATGCTTCCTTTTTTAAATTTTGAAGCAGATTATAAAATCGACTTTTTAGTTTTGGGAGGAGAAAAACTTCCATGGAAACTCGTTAGACAAATTAAAGATC includes:
- a CDS encoding non-ribosomal peptide synthetase is translated as MEIRLLIKRLREEGVIVKMKNDQLEISLLYNHIEDETLQLLKTHKLEIIDYLSTILSKNKIVEIPLVKKADSYPLTASQNRFWIVSQFEDASLAYNMPIALKLKGQLDVVKFEQSFLHLLERHESLRTSFKINEEGDLRQFITSMHDLDFSLNYIDLSLNAETEKAVEEYITNQKEIVFNLEKAPLVRVSLIKSAENEYVFFMTMHHIIGDGWSSELLVKEVITIYNCLIESKEISLPELKIQYKDYASWLNEESQQQLYKKAETYWLNQFSGSLPVVELPSSKKRPLMKTYNGDFVNHQFTVTFLEKLTAFSHKHDVTLFMTLMAGINALLSRYTGQQDIIIGSPIAGREHPDLENQIGLYLNTLAFRTKIDKGFNFIDLLRHEKDVILGSYEHQNYPFDELVDKLELKRDNSRSVLFDVMVILQSQSKLNNFESGKLENLEFKEYKLNTKTSKFDFAFSFTEKTDSLSLEINYNTDIYDAFFVEKIASHFEQLITEMIDQPETKILDIDYLSKKEKQLILTDFNNTAAYYTEDKSIVQLFEQQAAKTPDHTAVIFEDKKVSYQALNEQANQLGGYLRKHYNIQPDDLIGIKLQRNERMITAILGILKSGAAYVPIDLSYPQSRIEYIEKDSNCRIIIDESFLQSFYEEQHKYSVVNIENRNTPKDLAYIIYTSGTTGNPKGVMVEHKNAIALVNWSKEEYAKSAFDMVYGVTSYCFDLSVYEFFFTLAIGKTLRILKNALDIENYINTDQNVLLNTVPSVVRKLLEDKISLENIKVINMAGEILPTDIVDQLPIEKMEVRNLYGPSEDTTYSTSHLVISKTNRTISIGRPMSNTQAWILNESLLPVPVGISGKLYLSGEGVTRGYLNKPELTAEKFVTNPFIENERMYDTGDLAYWLPDGNIEFLGRKDHQVKIRGFRIELGEIEAALLQYSTDLKQVVAAVKEVNGEKILAAYYISTKELDKSSLRAFLKDKLPEYMVPGFYVRLESLPLTPNGKIDREILPGINGEDLIRKEYEAPKNDIEKKLAEIWQEILSLKEVGIHDNFFELGGHSMKAMKLISKIKQEFNINFKISEIFIHPTLLSQAEQIVSQEKNFNDTIPLLKKETSYPVSFAQRRLLPLSQIKESSVAYNMPMKLVINGYDPDLFIEALHAVVERHEILRTVFQEDANGNFRQFVKTNEELGLKIKTYDFTKNQNPYKEVFDYVSKDSLEPFDIKRGPLVRFALLKTAENTFVFYSNFHHIIFDGWSYKVLKKDIEVFYNAFKNLEKPLLPDLRIQYKDFTAWQLKTIEGDEYKNQKNFWLNQFLGEIPQLNLSFADKRPNFKTYNGSMLTYLIKEENFESFVKLTNTTGSTPFLNLLGIAAMVLYKNSLQKEIIIGSPVSGRVHPDLDDQVGFYVNTLPLRIFLEEDKTYQDFIETIKETVLSCFDNQSYPFDILTEDLNQGRDLSRSPLFDVMLNLNEYEVINESSIKAGQYAEEETASKYDLLLEFDLFKDNLQCRFTYNTDLFGKKDIEKLIQEFEKLLETVSQDQQYPLINYLNLIMSQEELLEQEDFFSAIISEISEEF
- a CDS encoding SDR family oxidoreductase, whose protein sequence is MKNTNRVGIITGASSGIGRNTALRIASDGFRIVLNGRNEKELDLLKQEINTKTGTETAIVIAGDVTDKETLEKCIKACYENWNVSPTLFVACAGRGLPGTLITSDEMQWENLWHINVLGLQHQLKAISQVMIAEREKGSDTETPSDIVVIGSTIGRNVSPFNSVYGATKFATHGLTEALRRELGPKGIRVTLIEPGLVSTNFQESAGYDMDWFENYCNEIGPVLVGDDVAKVVQFLVQMPGNVHLDNISIRPTRQSYP